DNA sequence from the Penicillium psychrofluorescens genome assembly, chromosome: 3 genome:
CCACCAGTTCCACATCACCTAATTTCTATACAAACCTTGTTGCCCTTTAGCTTTTAGAAGAGAAAGGTGCCTATTAGAACGCAAAGAATCGATGCATTAGTTAGGATGACCACAACAGAACAGCAATGACCTATTTCCCTCCAATCTAGGTCCCGAGTACGTCGGCTTCGACCACATCCGCTAGGGGGTCGGCAAGGCTAACAAGCCGCCTCGTACTACATCACCCGCATGGAATTCCGCCGGATCGCCTACCGCGGGCTAAAAACCGGATCGGTATGGTTGACTAGCTACGTGGTTAGAAACTGGCACGCGGTATTCTTCGTCGCTGCTCCCGTATGCGCAGGTACCTAGCAGGACCATACACGAGACACATTTATCCTCAATAGCTACAGAGCAAGACCAAGCTACGCTAGCTACGGTCTACGCACATTTGACGGCCTACGGAGACGGGGTTAGGGATGTTGTTGCAAAACCAAGCCCTATAGCTCTTGCCATATTTTGAATACTAATCACTCACTTTCACAAACTCACGATGGccttttttcctttttctctaCCAGAGAATACGACCCTCGCGAACCTGGCCATGAAAATCAGCTTGCCGTCGGTTGTCCCCGGATGGGCGGACATGTTTTTGCTGCCGCTGTGGCTTTTCTGCTTGCTGTGTGCGATGTTGCTGCCCGTGGGAGGGTACCAGCTCGGCGTGCTCTGGGGCCAATGGGCCATCCATCGGTAAATTTGGCACAGAGAGCTTATACGGGAAATACTGAGCAGCTATGTATAGAAAGTATGCCCGtcccatcaccaccgacgcCGCCacgactaccaccaccaccaccgacgccatcaccaccgctgacgccgccaccaacacTGACAGCGTCCCCCCGGCCGCCCATAAAACTGCCAAGGAGCAGTCCGGCGGGTCGTCCCCTGAGGCCTTTTCCCAGAGGGACGACCCGCCGCCGGCCCAAATTGATTCTTCCGCTTCGGGTTCCTCGTCCCTCGGCTCAGCCTTCCACGCccacgacgacgaagagaatgCCCGGCACAAACGAAATATAGGGGGCTTAGCGGCCTTATTTGAGGTAAGTAGAGATAACGCACGTTGTATCATTGACAAGAGAGCAGATATACAAGCCATTTATTTGAACATACCTGAATCCCACATACTCATAAATGAACCGAATGAAAGTGATGCTCCGAAGTGCCCACAATCCAGTCAAAGACCGATTTCAGGTATTTGGTACATGCACTAACGATGAATGCAGGAGGGAAATGATTCAGAGGAATGAAGGGTGGAGATTGGGGGCGGTCTTTTATTCATTCTTGTATAATTGTCAGGAGACAGGATGGGAACTATATTCTTATCGTTGAGGCGAATCAAACTATATTATTACAAGTACGCTTTCGTCGGTCTTTGTAAACACAGTCGGCTCATTATCACTGCATTAGCTTGCTGCAAGAGTGCGTTAAATAGTACACCTTATGCTCGTTTGCGCATTTAAAGCACCCCCTATTCCTCTAGTGTATGTAACAATCTTAGCACCCCCATTATGGCTGTTCCCAATACGATATTGGCAGGATCTCTGCTATCGCCTTTTTATCAGCTCATCAAATTGTCTACCGATAATTATCGAGCGATAATATCGTATATCGGTAGTTAGTAGGCTTAatactattaatagtagtaCTACTGATAATGATAGAATGAAAAAGTTTTAAATTCCCCCTCCCCATTAGCAAAAATTAGCAAAGCACATGAATGCCCACAACATCGCATCTAAATCAGTCTCATCAATTGAATCCGATACCAATTCCCTTTTGGCGTGCTTGTTCCTCAAGATGTCGCGGGCATGTGAACATACCTAGGCGGCGGTTCATCAATAAGATCAAATGGGTTACCATCGTCACTAGCcatcaaacccaaaaaagaagcGAACTGAATCCGATGATAATACCACGGACGTGGACCAGCAAATTCGAGTTTGAATGTCTTTTGAATTTGTGCCTTCTGCTCAGAATCGAGTTCAAAGCCCCGGTCTCGCTCGCAACAGGAACACTCCACAGTACAATGGCCGATTGCGAACTTTCGTAGGATGCTCTGGCGATTAGAACAGCACCCACAGTTTCTTCCacagcatcctcctcttccagcgcAGTCTTCGCGAAGCACACGGTGCATATACCATTTCGGATGTGAGCGCCATAGCTCAATTCCTCTAGTTAGCGTGCAATCTAGAAATGAAGCCCTTGTTGCCCACCATTGCCGTTCTAGAAACCAATACTCCTTTGCAAGCTTTGAGACCTCGTCCTGTAATTCTTGAACAACAGACGCACTATGATCGCCAATCTGCCTTATCTTCTCAAGAAGAGCCACTTCGCGTTGAGTATTCTCCCGAAGCGCAACTTCGATGCCGAGTAGCTTTCCCATTCTACCACTCTTAGGCATGTCTAAACCTTTCCAGTACCACCATCTATATCTCTGCAGAGCATAGATGTCTCCGGCTGTTTCTAGATCAATCTCCTCCGGTCTTTTGGCGCCGGGTAAGTGTTTGCTGAAAAGTGTGGACATCCTTTGTATTCTAGATGTCAAGAGCCAGCTCT
Encoded proteins:
- a CDS encoding uncharacterized protein (ID:PFLUO_005132-T1.cds;~source:funannotate), which codes for MAFFPFSLPENTTLANLAMKISLPSVVPGWADMFLLPLWLFCLLCAMLLPVGGYQLGVLWGQWAIHRKYARPITTDAATTTTTTTDAITTADAATNTDSVPPAAHKTAKEQSGGSSPEAFSQRDDPPPAQIDSSASGSSSLGSAFHAHDDEENARHKRNIGGLAALFEEGNDSEE